Within the Rosa rugosa chromosome 2, drRosRugo1.1, whole genome shotgun sequence genome, the region gATTATATTTTCCAAATATGCACTTTCTTTTGGCCTCaatgtaactgatcaagtactaCGTGCAGGTGATGTGGTCTTACGTGCAAGTACTAGTTTGGTTGAGTATCAatttcacaatgtgaaagttGTGGTGTCTAGTCGTGGAACTAGGATGATTAAATGGGTACATCCTCCTGTTGGTTTTCTTAAAGTCAATATGGATCGAGCATTTCATTCTGACTCGTAGATGGGAGCTTGGGGTTTTGTTGTCCGGGATGCTTTGGACACGTTTGTAGCTGGCGGTGCAAAGGCGCTACAAAACCTTATCTTAGCTTAACATGCTGAAGCGTTGGCCTGTTAAGGAGCTATGAGATTTGTGTTGGAACAGAACATGAATCATGTTATATTGGAGACTGATTCCTTACTTGTGCAAAGACATGTCTCGAGGCCCGCTGCTGCAAATACCTCTATATTGGGCAAAATTTATGATGATATTGTGGAGATGCTTGGATTTGCTTCAAGTATGAGACTTGTTCATACCAAAAGAGGTGCGAATTAAGGAGCTCATCTAGTGGCAGATCATGCCAAAACACTACAGCAGGAGCTTTTTCTCTTCTGCATAGTTTTCTGATGGCTGCTTTAGCAGCTGATTCTACTGTACtgtaattcttcttcttttaatatATGGTTTGACatcattttactcaaaaaatgTAACTGATCAAGTGAAGAATGAGGTGAAAGATATTTTAAATGTACCTATTGTGGATTTTCATGAAAAGTTCTTGGGCCTCCCTACAACTATTGGCAAAAACAAGAAGGAAGTATTTCGTAAAAGTGAATGGAAGGCTTGATTTTAATCTCGAAGGCTGGAAATGGAAGTTCCTCTCAAAAGCCGGTAAGCTTGTTTTAATTAAAGCAGTGACTCAGCATATTCCTACTTATTCTATGAGTGTATTCTAGTTGCCAATCGGAGTGTGTAAAATCTTCCAATCTAAGGTGAGCCATTTTTGTTCGGGGAAAGGTGGTGGAGCCAGAGGAATCCATTGGTGTAATTGGAAAAAACAAtgtaaaaagaagaaggaaagaggGGCCCTCAATTCAATCAATATATGGTTGCAAAAACAGTTTGGTGGAAGTTTTGGGAGCTTTGTTGGTTATTGAGCTGCTCCAGGCTGAGTACTTTCCTGATACTTGTTTCTTGAATGTCACTTTGGGGCTCATACCGTTTGCTATTTGGAGGGACTGTTGTAGGGTAAGCATGTTATTAATTGATGGAGGAACTTGTTGGCGGATTGTTAATGGTAAAAGAGTGAGTGTTAAGGAGGATAGATGGTTGCCGTGCCCAACTACTTTCAAGTTCGTATCCCATTTAAATATTGTTGATGTTTGAATAGAAAATTAGATAGATGGCCCGCACTTTGCTGCGGGTATTTTTATTATCAATATGTATTTTCAGTTTATAATAGcatttttagcagactctctattatGACTCATTAGTTATTTTGGAGAacatgtttaactttttatctattttaacagctgcaccagactcctaagtggctctctattataatttttagctatctcgctcctaaatatagagagcgagatgaggctctctataatttaaaacattcattttaagttattttatgtagtTTATTTTATGTATTTTATAAGTTATTTTATGAGTTTAACTATTTAGTCTTTatttagaaaacaaaataaattcaaaactagctaaaatagaaagcattgatgcagacatttttctaaagtggctagctaaaatgactttttagctattttggctaaaatttaactcaaaaatggctagcattgctaaagatgctcttagagtACATAAACAATAATTATAGTTTAGTTAAACCTTAAATGAAGCTAGATAGTCCATGCTTTCTTTCTGGATTTTCTGAGTTGAAAAAGCAAGTTTCAATGCAAAACCAATGGCAACTGCAAGTACAATCCCCAAAGGCTTGAACATGGATACAGAAGAAAATTCAACTAAACTTGACTGCTAGATAATGTTGCAACCAAAATATTTAGACGGACAATTTTCCGCAGCAACATGCAATGTATTACTTCTTCCTTGCTTACACAATACTAGTGGGAATGGGTCATAGCTTATTTCATCACGTgtctttttgggtttttgatgtgacctgaaaagaaaatgtaaaatttcagaaaaactTTACTATTTATTGTTTTCACCATTGTTACTGGAAGTAGATAGAAATGGTACTATAGCATAAGATTTAAAAGATACCAGAAATCCAATGACTTGCCTAATATGCTTGAGTTCATCCAAGCTGAACCTGCATACTGCATTTGAGTTCATCCAAGCTGAACCTGCATACTGCATTTTCGTTTAATCAGTAAGAGTTTATAATACAATAAGGCATGGTAGAGATCATTTCAAGGTACCTCATCTGTTGTTTCAAAGCACCAATGCTCCAACTTGGCTAAACCAGCTTTTACATATTCACGTCGTAATAGAAGGCAGGCTACAGAGAAATAATATATGAAgaataataacaaataaatGTATTTGTATTAAACAATATACCAATCAAAGGCAACCTCAAGTATAAGCGTAGACTTGATACCTGTTGAATAACTGAACATTGATGAAGGAGAACACAGACTGATTCCGAATTTCAATAAAAAATAGTACATGGTCATAATCAGTAGTGAAAATTTGACTCACACATAGTATATAAAAACTGtttcaaattgattgttgcGAGATATTGCTGCCTTTATATACTTGTTTATCACTAATATATTAAAGTGATTCCATTATATgattttgatgaatgaatgacGTGAGTTTTTGGATAAAACATGGTTAAGACCAACATGATGGCTCACTGAAGTAATAAACATATGAAAGAAATTCATTTAATGGTATCTAGTGTAAGCCAAAACTGAACTATAATCAGAAAAGAGTGAAAATTTGACTCGCAATTTTGCACAGGTTGGGCTCCAAAATTGAGGCAAATTCTTGCAAGCTAACCACCTTGAGGAATTCCACAATCACACTGCATATAAATGAAGCACACATATAAACGATAGACATGTAACATCTGAGATTTAGACTTTCAATAGAGAAATCTCAGTTATCATATATAATTATGATTGATGGCAGGTTATGTTATAAACAGGatgcaaatatacaaaaacagtTTCAAATTCATTACTGTGAGATATTGGTGCCTTTATATACTTGGTTTAATAAACCATTTCTAGACATGCATTATATACTTAGTTTTGACAATTGTGTTGGTATAATGAAACAGGGGTTTCATAATCGTAAGATGATCGTCTTCCACTACAGAATGATATGATCATGAATTCATATACACACTATCATGCATGGTAAAACAGAAGAAGATGCAGCAGAGGAGTAAGTTTATCTCATATTCCCAATCCCTCATATATATGGTGATATTTGACTTCCATGGTAAAGAAACAGAGAAATTATATCAAAGAAAACACCTTGGCTTCTGTATATGGTTATCTTGTGTTATTTAAGTTTCTAATTACTTGTGTACCAACCTAGCAGAATGATCGATGATAGGAGAGAAAATATGCCGTATTAAGGTGGCAATTGAGTATTAAGCGGAGGTGTAAAAAGTGTTCTTATTAGAATTCAAGCTTATAAAATTATGATCAATAAACTGAAACCGAAGCGTGCGTTTGAAAAGATACAGAAAAGTTCTATGGTTTTTTTTCAAACTAAAAGTAAATATATCATTCATCGCCATCAGATCCTTAAACTCTTCCAAAAATTGATAAAGGAagtatttagaaaaaaaaaaaaaaaagaagaagattgagtTAGAACCTAGATAGTCAAAACCTAGGAAAGGTTTAGTTAATCAACCCCCCAAGAAAGTATCAAGCAAACACAAATCTCAGAGACGAAACCCAGAAGCAAAACCCCAAAAACTTGTCAACTTTAGGTTTCTAAAAACTCCAACAGCAATCACTCTGACCAACCCCCTGTTCTTCGTCTGCCTGAAACCAATCCGATGAGAAAGACTAAAACCAAATTCAAGAGTTCAcctcttgtttctttttcttcccaatCACTCATACATatggagaaaagaaaagaaaaaaaaaacacccagaAATTAGATCCAATCTAACATGAAAATTCATAAACACATAATATGAAGCACTCCCAAGTCTCTGAATTACCCAGACCCAGGAAATCATCAATCACACAGAAAAAGGATGAAGCAAAAACAACCAGTCAATAATCTCTGTTTGCAAAGTAGAGATACACTCCTTGAATAAAAACTTTAAAGGAAGGTAAAGTTTGCTGCTCTCAAATCAAAACCCTGAGCCGAAAGCGGTGAGAAATGAAAATGTACCAAGTGAGTTCCGATTTTCTTGATGCTGAAGCTATAGCTTGAAGCAGTGGTGAAAACTCTTGCTGTGTTGTAGGGAGAGGGTGAGTTTGTAGGTGGACGGGCCTGTGGAGACAAAACCCGACCCGGAATTGAAATCTCCGATAAAGACGCGGTTGAAGAGGGTGGCGTTGGAGGAAGAGCCACGGTTTAGGAGGTAGTCGTTTGAGGAGTGAAGGAAAcagaaggaagaaaagagaaagcaaaAAACTCGAATAGGTGAGGGGACATAGTGCCTAAACCCCAAATAacaataagcatcaagagaaTCACCCAAGATAATACCAGGCGTCTCAAGTAAGAATATGTATTCTAAACtgcaccaattagcgaagagtgcacttctggctactctattcgctttacaagaatggtgacataccggaaagtaaAAGCTTACTTGAAGCCATATTTCACAAATAAAATTagttttcccactatgttgccaccggaaaATAAATCCGgggacacttagtttcatcctgccactaggaggttgcgaccactTAACAAAGCGAAGAACTCGCTGCCTACCAAGGGCAGACAAGACACGCAAGATGCGCAGATCTGGACAAAGCCCACCTCGTCCTACCATGTGGTAGTGACTTATTAACGACCTAAAagagtaaataaataaaacaaaataaaataaaactctaAACCAGCCCACAAAAAGGGGCCAGGCCAACACCCAGGGGAACATGGCCAGGAGCCCACACCAGCCtaaagcccaagcccaatccATACCCTGCAAGACCGCCTCCGTCGCGACATCAACCCAGCAGCGCCTCC harbors:
- the LOC133733170 gene encoding myosin-11-like isoform X3, giving the protein MTMYYFLLKFGISLCSPSSMFSYSTACLLLRREYVKAGLAKLEHWCFETTDEYAGSAWMNSNAVCRFSLDELKHIRQVIGFLVTSKTQKDT
- the LOC133733170 gene encoding myosin-11-like isoform X1, which gives rise to MTMYYFLLKFGISLCSPSSMFSYSTACLLLRREYVKAGLAKLEHWCFETTDEYAGSAWMNSNAVCRFSLDELKHIRSHQKPKKTRDEISYDPFPLVLCKQGRSNTLHVAAENCPSKYFGCNII
- the LOC133733170 gene encoding myosin-11-like isoform X2 → MTMYYFLLKFGISLCSPSSMFSYSTACLLLRREYVKAGLAKLEHWCFETTDEYAGSAWMNSSILGKSLDFWSHQKPKKTRDEISYDPFPLVLCKQGRSNTLHVAAENCPSKYFGCNII